In the genome of Raphanus sativus cultivar WK10039 chromosome 4, ASM80110v3, whole genome shotgun sequence, one region contains:
- the LOC130511312 gene encoding uncharacterized protein LOC130511312, producing MRLEIQDGRAVSFWFDNWLGLGKLIDITGDLGLRYMGVVRSETVADASCSARWKIRSTGSRRYPQVHEKIAGTDPPNRILWRHGQDNFKPVFSAAQTWEFLREENPKIPLHKLVWFPQAVPHQDFIVWLAIKDRLATGVFGRAITPDWDDTIAYMLTVTRSSIDSASDQLPDSTLHYLERQKLHKAWRKEANS from the exons ATGAGGTTAGAAATTCAAGATGGGAGGGCTGTGTCTTTTTGGTTTGATAACTGGCTTGGGCTTGGGAAGCTAATTGATATCACGGGTGATCTGGGGCTGAGATATATGGGTGTAGTGCGCTCAGAAACTGTTGCTGATGCAAGTTGTAGTGCTAGATGGAAGATTCGAAGTACAGGAAGTCGAAGATACCCTCAGGTGCATGAGAAAATTGCTGGTACGGATCCTCCGAATAGGATTCTTTGGAGACATGGACAAGACAATTTCAAACCAGTGTTTTCTGCTGCCCAAACCTGGGAGTTCTTGAGAGAGGAAAACCCAAAGATCCCATTGCACAAGCTCGTATGGTTTCCACAAGCTGTGCCTCATCAAGATTTCATAGTCTGGCTAGCAATAAAGGACAGGTTAGCCACTGGA GTGTTCGGTAGAGCCATCACTCCTGATTGGGATGATACAATCGCCTACATGCTGACTGTTACTAGAAGTAGCATTGACAGTGCATCGGATCAGCTTCCAGACAGTACTCTACACTATTTGGAGAGACAGAAACTCCATAAGGCATGGAGGAAAGAAGCTAACAGTTGA